In Streptomyces sp. HUAS ZL42, the DNA window GACCGCGCCCGAATCCGAGCACTACAAGGACTTCGCCGCGCTCGCCGCAACCGTCGCCAGGCGCTACCCGGACGTCCGCCACTTCATCGTCTGGAACGAGTTCAAGGGCTTCTGGAACGACGCCGAGGCCCGCTGGGACTACGAGGGGTACACGCGGATGTACAACCTCGTCTACCGGGCGCTGAAGAAGGTGAGCAACGACATCATGGTCGGCGGGCCGTACCTGGTGATGGACAGCGTCGACCCGCGCGCGGCAGAGGCCTCGAAGACCTTCAAGGGCAGTTGGGGCGCCATGGACCAGCGCGTCCTCGACGCCTTCTCCTACTGGAACAAGAACAAGGCGGGCGCCGACTTCGTCGTCGTGGACGGCTCCAGCTACACCAACGACGACGAACTGCTGCCGAACGAGTTCGCCGCCACCGACAAGTTCACCGCGGTGGGCCGGTGGGTGCGGCGGCAGACGGGCAACCTGCCGCTGTGGTGGGCCGAGTACTACGTCGAGCCCGCCGACGGCAAGGACGAGCGCAAGGGCTGGTCCGAGGCCCGCCGCGTCGCCGTCCAGGCCGCCGGAATGATCGCCATGGCCAAGGGCGGCGCCTCCTCCGGCTTCTACTGGAACCCGGAGAAGGAGAACGGCCCCGGCTGCCCCGGCTGCCTGTGGACGCCGACGGACAGTGGCGACGGCGGTGCGAAGCTGCCCATGTACGACCTGATCTCGCGGTTCAGCTCGGAGTTCCCGGCGGGCACGAAGTACCGGACCGTGTCCGTCGCCGCCGACGACGTGCCCAACGTGCGGGTCCTCGCCTCCGACAAGGCCGTCCTCGTGGTCAACATCCTGGACCGGCCGATCAGCGCGCTGATCGACGGCAAGCGCTTCGAGATGCAGGCGTACGAAGTGAAGTGGCTCACCGGGTGATCCCGGTGAGCCACATACGGGACTTCGTCACTTCAGGGTCAGGAACCGCTGGATCAGCGCGGCGAACAGCACCGCCAGCAGCGGCAGCGAGAACCAGAAGCTGCTCTGCAGCCACCGCAGCTGCCGTACGCCCGGCCGCACCGCGACCCGGACCGCCTCACGCGCCGTCAGCAGCACGATCAGTGCCAGCGCGGCGAGGGCGCCGACGACCGACCAGGGCGTCCATGTCACCTGCGGCCCGATCGGCCCGGGATCGGGCTTCGGGACCTTGCCTTCCGGCTGCTTCTTCAGCGCGTACATGGTCACGTCGTCGTTGACGAGGACCTTCTTCAGCTCCGGCCGCCTGTCCAGGTTCTGGATCAGCCGCGGTTCCCAGGTCGCCGAGTAGCCCACGTCCATCTGGAGGTAGGTGACCTGGCTGACGTTGATCATCAGATAGGAGTTCGGGCCCGCGTCCTTGAGCGCCTTGACCAGCCCCGACACCAGCACCGGGTCGCTCGGGGCGAGGGTGGGGACGTAGTTCACCTTCTCCATGTCCTGCGCGCCCCACGGCATCGCCGGCGTCACGTTGTTCAGCGTGTCGTTGCTCAGCCACAGCAGCCGCACGGTCGGATCGTCGTGGGCGTAGACGTAGTTCATGGCCGCGACCTCGCCGGGCCGGATCCGCTCGAACGGCTCGTTGCCCCAGCGGGCCACCAGGAAGCCGCCCATGAGGACCAGGCCGGCCATGAGCGCGGCAAGCGGGGCCAGGCTGACGCGGTCCTTGTCGCGTTCCTCCGCGGTGACGCCGGTGCGCGGGAAGAGCGCCAGGGCGGCGAGCAGGGCCGCGCCCGGAAGGGCGAACATGAAGACGCGCAGCGCCATCTCGCCGCCGTACGACTGCATGCCGAACCCCAGGAACGGCACGAAGGTCAGGACGAGCAGCGACCGCTCGCGGTACTTGTGGTCGCGCCGCCGCCACCAGCCCCAGCAGGCGAACGCCATCACACCGCCGGCCAGCAGCACCCGCGCGTACAGCACGAGCTTGTGCGTCGAACTGCCGCCCTCGATCCGGCCGGACACGGAGGACGACACGTTGCTGCCGACGCCGCCCACCCCGCCGAACAGTTCGTCGAAGTGCCCGGACCAGTACGGCTCGGCCATGAAGCCGACCCACGCCGAGACCAGCACGGCGAACAGCAGGGGCAGCCCGCGCAGTTCGGACTTGCCGATGGCGACCAGGACCGCCACCACGCCGAGCATCACGAACGGGGTGAGCTGGTGGGCCGGGACGCTCGCCGCGAACAGGCCGATCAGCACGGCCAGCAGGACGGCCCGCTGACGCCGGTTCGTCGGCTCGACCTCCGCCTCGCCGGGCCGCTTCTTCGTCCAGATCACGCGCGGTGCGCGGAACCAGACGAGCAGGATCGCCACGAAGACCAGGTACAGCAGGTACGTGAAGCCCTGCGGGGAGAAGTAGTCCTGGCCGACCCAGCCACTGAGCACGAAGACCCAGATGCCGGTCCACCTGGCCCGCCAGCTCGCCCGCATCGAGCGCACCAGGAGGAACATCGGCGCGAGGTACAGCAACTGGACGGCCGTCGGCCACCAGCGGATGACCTCGGTGAAGTCGTCGACCCCGCAGGCCTTCAGCACGAAGGCGGCGACCGCGAAGAAGCCCGGCCAGCTCCAGCGTGCGTCCAGGTCGGGCACGGCCGACCCGGTGCGGTCGATGTAGTCGAGGAACCCGAGGTGCTGCCAGGCCGTCGCGAACCGCGGCTCGGTCTCGATCACCGCGGGCAGCGCGTGCAGGGACACCACGGTCGCGAGCAGGGTGACCAGCAGCAGCGTCTTGTGCTCGCGCCCCAGCCACAGCAGCGAGGCGAACACCACCACCAGCAGCGCGGCCCCGACGAGGGTCGGCAGGGGCAGCACCGAGATGAGGCCGAGGCCGCCCATCTCGTCGAGGTCGGTCTCGCCGAGGCGCAGCGCGGGCACCCAGTACAGCAGGAGCGCGGCGGTCAGCAGACAGCCGAGGACCACCCCGACGCGGGTGGGCAGCAGGCGCTCGCGCAGCGACACGGGCGGCGGCACGGACACCGGTGGTACGTCCGGTTCCCGTACGAGCGACGCCTCCGCCTTCCGTACGAGCGACGCCTCAGCCTTCCGTACGACCGCTTCCTCCGCTTCGGCGTCCGCCCCGAACGGCGCGTCCACCTCGGCCGGGCCCAGCGAGGCCTCCGATCCGGGTTCGCGCGCTTCGACGGGCAGTCCCAGTTCGGGCCTGCGCGCCCAGGCCGGCCGGTGGTCCTCGGGGACCACCGGGGTGCCCGTGGGCGGTGTGCCCGGGCCGGGCCGGACGTCGGGGCGGCGTTCCAGGTGGTCGAAGTCGACGTGGACGCCGAGGGCCAGGGTGTCGTTGTCGAGGGCCCAGGCGGGCCGGTGCGTCCCGTTCGTGGCCGAAACCTCGCGCGCCCCCAGGTCGGCGAGGTCCCCGTCGGGTGCCGCGTCCTCGGGGACGGCGGACGCCGTGGCCCTGGCGGTCCGGTACAGCTTGGGTGCGGCGATTGCGACGATCACCGTGAGGGACGAGATCTCGGCGACGCCGGCGCCGGTCAGGCCCATGCGGGGGAGCAGCAGCAGGGTCAGACCGAGCACCAGGACGCACAACAGGCCCTGCAGCCAGGCGAGTCCGGCGGTGCGGCTCTGGGCGCGCAGGACCGCGAAGTACGTCTCCATGACGACCCGCAGCACCGCGCCGACCGCGAACCAGCGCAGCAGCGGGGTGGCCGCGTCCGCGTATCCCGCGCCGAAGACGCCGAGGATCCACGGCGCCCCGACGAACAGCACACAGGAGACCGGCAGCATGATCAGCGCCATGCGCCTGAGCGCGGCCCGGGTGTTGGCGGCCAGCCGTCCCGGATCGTGGGAGCCCTCCACGGTGAGGGAGGCGCCCATGTTGATGGCCAGGAGGTTGACCGTGCCGCCGATCGTCGTGGTGATGTAGAAGTACGCGTTGTCCTCGGAGCTGACCTGCGAGGCGATGATCACCGGGATGAGGTAGACGACGGCGAGCGAGAACAGCGAGCCGGTGTAGTCGCCGGCGAGGAACCTGCCGATCTCCTTGAGCGTCGGCGGATCCGCGTGGTCCTCGGTCGCCTCGACGTGCCGGGGCACCAGACGCCGGAACACCAGCCAGCCCAGCGGCACCACGGAGAAGGCGATGGCCGCCACCCAGGACACGAAGACGCCGGTGGTGGGGATGGCCACCGCGAAGGCGACCAGCAGCCCCAGCTTCACCGCCGAGAACACGGTGTTGCCGACGGGCACCCACAGCGCGCTGCGCAGGCCGGTGAGCACACCGTCCTGGAGGGTCAGCACGTTCCAGGCCACGATCGCGACGATGAAGCCGAGCCCGTTGAGCGGCCCGTGCAGGAAGCGGTACGACGGTCCCCAGACGTCCAGCGTCAGCAGGAAGACGCCCGCGGCCGCCGCCACGACGAGCGAACTGCCCGCGTAGGTGCGGAAGATCAGCCGTCCGGTGCGCCGCCCCGCGACGGGTATGAAGCGGGCCAGGGCGCCGGTCAGCGTCACCGCGGTCAGGCCCGCGAGGAGCTTCATCGCGGCGATCGCGGCGGAGCCCTGGCCGACCGCCGACTCGGAGTAGTAGCGGGCCGCGGCGAGCCAGAACCCCAGGCCGAGCACCGCGGAGATGCCGGTGTTCAGCATCAGGGCGTAGGCGTTGCGGAACAACTGACCGCCCCCGCCGGGAGACCTGCCGAGGCCGGGCAGGCGCAGCCGGCGCGCCGGCTGCTGGGGCGCTTCGGCCGCGGGCGACGCTGCCTGGGTCGTGGTCGTCGTGTCAGACACTGGTGAGGCCGGCCTTCCGGCGGATCTGGCGGGCTCTGCGGACCATGGCGTACCCCTTGGTGAGGACACGGTCCCGGGCGAAGGTGCGGGCGATCGCGCGGCCTTCGACCAGCCGCTCGAACGCCTCGATGCCGGTGCTGCGGCGCACCGTCACGCGGCGCAGGGCGTACGGCCCCTGGCGGCGGCGGGCGAGAGAGTTGCCGACGGCGAGCGCCTGGGCGAAGCCGTTCTCGCGCACCGCCTGCCGCACCCGGCGGCTGGAGTAGCCGTAGGGGTAGGCGAACGAGACGGGCAGGGCACCCAGTTCGTCGGCCACGATGTCCCGGCAGCGGGTCAGCTCGCGCCGGAGGCTGTCGTCGTCG includes these proteins:
- a CDS encoding xylan 1,4-beta-xylosidase produces the protein MGRHGWNSGARRWRLTALLGVGVAVLALIVTLLNTLPGNGSTSGTTPDGDKVHGTPATQQAERAGPEVGWGFTHTQFSADEGSGAATKRVEGLLAKTPLPQVQAIMGWGADNPEPVKGRYDFEALDRRVDFVRASGGTPVITLCCSPDWMKGGKAGVDNTDWSQAALETAPESEHYKDFAALAATVARRYPDVRHFIVWNEFKGFWNDAEARWDYEGYTRMYNLVYRALKKVSNDIMVGGPYLVMDSVDPRAAEASKTFKGSWGAMDQRVLDAFSYWNKNKAGADFVVVDGSSYTNDDELLPNEFAATDKFTAVGRWVRRQTGNLPLWWAEYYVEPADGKDERKGWSEARRVAVQAAGMIAMAKGGASSGFYWNPEKENGPGCPGCLWTPTDSGDGGAKLPMYDLISRFSSEFPAGTKYRTVSVAADDVPNVRVLASDKAVLVVNILDRPISALIDGKRFEMQAYEVKWLTG
- a CDS encoding lipopolysaccharide biosynthesis protein — protein: MSDTTTTTQAASPAAEAPQQPARRLRLPGLGRSPGGGGQLFRNAYALMLNTGISAVLGLGFWLAAARYYSESAVGQGSAAIAAMKLLAGLTAVTLTGALARFIPVAGRRTGRLIFRTYAGSSLVVAAAAGVFLLTLDVWGPSYRFLHGPLNGLGFIVAIVAWNVLTLQDGVLTGLRSALWVPVGNTVFSAVKLGLLVAFAVAIPTTGVFVSWVAAIAFSVVPLGWLVFRRLVPRHVEATEDHADPPTLKEIGRFLAGDYTGSLFSLAVVYLIPVIIASQVSSEDNAYFYITTTIGGTVNLLAINMGASLTVEGSHDPGRLAANTRAALRRMALIMLPVSCVLFVGAPWILGVFGAGYADAATPLLRWFAVGAVLRVVMETYFAVLRAQSRTAGLAWLQGLLCVLVLGLTLLLLPRMGLTGAGVAEISSLTVIVAIAAPKLYRTARATASAVPEDAAPDGDLADLGAREVSATNGTHRPAWALDNDTLALGVHVDFDHLERRPDVRPGPGTPPTGTPVVPEDHRPAWARRPELGLPVEAREPGSEASLGPAEVDAPFGADAEAEEAVVRKAEASLVRKAEASLVREPDVPPVSVPPPVSLRERLLPTRVGVVLGCLLTAALLLYWVPALRLGETDLDEMGGLGLISVLPLPTLVGAALLVVVFASLLWLGREHKTLLLVTLLATVVSLHALPAVIETEPRFATAWQHLGFLDYIDRTGSAVPDLDARWSWPGFFAVAAFVLKACGVDDFTEVIRWWPTAVQLLYLAPMFLLVRSMRASWRARWTGIWVFVLSGWVGQDYFSPQGFTYLLYLVFVAILLVWFRAPRVIWTKKRPGEAEVEPTNRRQRAVLLAVLIGLFAASVPAHQLTPFVMLGVVAVLVAIGKSELRGLPLLFAVLVSAWVGFMAEPYWSGHFDELFGGVGGVGSNVSSSVSGRIEGGSSTHKLVLYARVLLAGGVMAFACWGWWRRRDHKYRERSLLVLTFVPFLGFGMQSYGGEMALRVFMFALPGAALLAALALFPRTGVTAEERDKDRVSLAPLAALMAGLVLMGGFLVARWGNEPFERIRPGEVAAMNYVYAHDDPTVRLLWLSNDTLNNVTPAMPWGAQDMEKVNYVPTLAPSDPVLVSGLVKALKDAGPNSYLMINVSQVTYLQMDVGYSATWEPRLIQNLDRRPELKKVLVNDDVTMYALKKQPEGKVPKPDPGPIGPQVTWTPWSVVGALAALALIVLLTAREAVRVAVRPGVRQLRWLQSSFWFSLPLLAVLFAALIQRFLTLK